AAGACAAATTAAGTGATACATGGTAAATAGTTTTTCTCGAAAATCATGTAATAGTGTTGGCGCCCATATGAAGTATCAAACAGAACATATAAGATACTGTAGAAGATTTGAACATCAAAAAATAATTACACCAGAAACCTGATGGAGCAAAGGAACAGTCACATGATTACAACATCTGTGGCCAATACATCATAGACTCAAATTTTCGGCCGAACAAAATAGGATattaggatcacatcaccttgaGCTTAAAGTTTCCACATACATCTAAACCCATATACGAAGCTTTATATTATTTTTAGTACATTTGTTATTAAGGGGGGAGGGTCAGAGTGTCGGAGGTAGTACTTTACTAACAGGAGAAAGTAGAACAAACTACATAGTACATACATACAGTGGTTTTATCTTATTCTCTGAAGTCTGAACTTAAATCCCAACTATTTTCCTATGCAGATAGTCTGTAGTCTGTACTCCATCTGAAGTTTGACTCAAATTTGTTCTTCCAAGACTTCAGGAGTCTAACTCTATTTGGAAATCAATTATGACAGCCTCATCTAACTGAGATTTCCCGCCTTAATCACAGTGAAATTGGAATACTGCCATAATGGTGACATACAGGGGTGGATGAAAGTAATAGCATTCGAGATCCCATGAAACCAGACAGCTAAATTTTTGCATTTTGCTTTTTGTACTAAAAAGTAAAAACAATAACTGTTATGAAAATTTTGTATATTAGTATACTTCAAATGTTTAAAAAAGaccaaacaaaataaaataaaagataaaaaaatTTCTGAATCTGCCACTGACTAGATTGGGGACTCAGGTACAAGAAAATCCAAGGAAGTACCTGGGTAACATAATTGCCATACTGATCTTGCGCGAGGGTACAAACAGACTCCAATATCTCGTCCACTATAAACTGACTTTGCAACTCATCTGTACAATGCTCCAGAACCCTCTATCATCAAAACATGTTGTCAATAAAAATAACAAGTGGCTGAGATAACAAGGTTCCAATAACAGGGAATAGTTCGTCCACCTGTATAACGCGGCAACCATAAGGGTGCATTGAGAGGCTGGCAACTTGGCCACGGAAAGCAGAAATAATGAAACCAATTCTTTCGGATGGAACACATTCGATACACTTTTGAATTACATGGTTGCCATTTTGATCACGGACACACCTCATGACATGTCCATCCAGCTCACGGACAAGCTCAATCTTCTGATCAATTTCAATGACATCAAGTGCCTGGAACATATATGCAAGCAATATCAAGCTATGATCTCTACAAAAAATTGTCCATAAAGTAATCTTTAGCAAGATTATCAAGATCACATGACTTATTAGGAAGTTCATTAATCCTTCGTCAGATTCCTGATTCAAAAGTACTTCCTCATATTCACAAATAATTCCATCCTCAACAATGAACAGAGTCAAGAAAATTAGGTGAAGTGAAAGTAGGGCACTTGTACAAAAAGTGAACGCGAAAAATGAACTAAACCAACAATGCAACAAAAAATCCCCGGTGAAACTAGCTTTTAAGAGAAGAGGATGCACCTAAAGAgagaaaataaaatgcaaaaagtACTTAATTAACAGCCGCTCAATCTTCGAAGCTCAAAGttcatattgttattattatcaatAAAGTAATACTCACAGCAAGtataagggtgtgtttggatagcaaaagtggagggaaagggagggggaaggagggaagagaaagggaggggagggaagaGGAGAGGAAATGgtatgtgggtgtttggatacaatttcctttcaaatcttgcctattgtggagagattttgatttgccttggaggagggaaaatggatccctctaaatctctccccctccatttccctccacccttatttgctacccaaacaagggattttaaatcccctactctccctccctttcttttcccttcaaatccctccatccaaacacaccctaaaagaTGTCCGAAGAGAAGACTGAGAGATCTAGTAGTGTCACATTGTTCAAAATGTAGCAAACCTATCCTCTATGATGACAAAACACACATCAATCTGTGTTTCAATCCTATTAGTCTGTAACGAATTAATAAAACTCTTAAGCATCGAACAGCAGGTTCCAGACGTCAAGTGACCCTTAATCAGCAAACATAAGCCAGTGCCATAGAGCAACCATAAAATAACTCTAAAAGGAGATCCGAAAAATACTCGAGTTCTTGCATAGGTGAAATGACTGAAATCCAATTAAAATAGAAACAAAAATGAAAATGGAACTGGAATTTATCCTTGATTATCTTGAGTATAATTTATCCTTGCAAAGAAGTGTAGAAGCAGTAACACATGATTATACACACATAAAATTGTAAAAGTGTATACTGGAAAGCAATTACCTTTTGAATGACACGACAGCCATACATCTGAAGGCTCAATGGTAGAATTTCACCAGCAAGTGCCTTAGCTAGATCCCGCCGTTGGTCGGATGTCCCGTACTCAAAAAACTGCAATGTGCAAAAGGTAAAGTTTCGATATTAAGCAGAAGTCCTTAATTAAAAACAATAATTCACTCCACATTTTCACAAGGAAATGGAATTTGTTGCTGATTTAATGCCACCTTCTGAATAACGTAGTTCCCAAAAACATCAGTCATCAATTTGCAAGCGTGCGGGACAACTTCTTGAAACACAGAAGTCTTATCTTCAGCACTACAATTTTCCAGTTTTTGTTGAATAAATCGACTCCCATGTTGATCAACGCTGAAAAAAATATCCAACATAACTATCATGCAAACTTGAAGCACGTGAAATTAATATGACATTATCCAAGCATTGGCTCCTGCTTGTGATGGGGTAAAGGCGGTGGGATGTTCGCAACCTTACCCCTATGCTAGTAGCATAAAAAAGCTGTTTTCCAGATGACCCATGATGAAAATACCTCGTAAAATGAATCTACACTCTCCTACCTCACGTTTACAAAAAAACTAGAGAGTTTAGTGAGTCCTTTTGTTTATCCCATCAGATCCCAAAACCAAAGATAGCAAATATTTGGCCCATTGGAAAAGGGGACCTAACCTGAGGCCCGAGTTCAACTACATGAGCAGTGATATCAATAAAGTACCTACCTGAATTCAACTACATGACCGGTGATATCAGACAGCTCAAACCTCCGGCCTTTACCAGACTTAAGTTCTTCAAGGAAAGAGTAAGGCTTTTGAAAATTTATATTATCAGCCCCTCTCTGACCATGCCAACCAGCATAAAAACCAGAACTTCTACCAGAGTTAGGTGAACTAACGTCACTTCTTCCCCCGGGAAAATTGTTCACACCAATAGGAGATCCAGGGAAAACAGGACTCGCAAGAGCTGAGTTTGGCACGGGCATGTAGAAACCCATGCTTAGCGAGTTTCCAGAATAATCAGTACCCACAATTCCACCCCTTCTTTGACCAGCCATTTGTACGCCAACTCCTTGATGTTGAGCTCTATGGTCAGGAGCAACAGAAGCAAACTCAGGTCTAACTTGCGCCTCAAAAACACCTCCCAAGGCTGAAGGATCAAGTTGACCGGGAACATTGTATAAATCACCAAATGACTGGTGAAATTGCAAACGAGGGTCCATAAACGGTGGCGAATATCCAAGTTGTCCATAAAATTTGTTTAAATGTTGCGCATCAAATCCTTGTGTACTGCTTCCAAAAGACCCAGGAACTTGAGTATTAACATCAACTGCTAAAGGGGGAGTCGTATGTGGCGGATATCCAGCCAAAAATGAAGGAAGAATACTTGGATTATAGGGGTATCCACCTAAACTATACTGAGAAGGATAAATAACTCCAGGTGGCTGAGTACTAGTGTAATATGGACTAGTTGAGTGCATATACGTAGCTGCCGCAGTAGCATGTTGTGGAGGAGTAAAACCCGACGGATGAATTAATGGATGGACTTCAGTTGAAGGGAACCTTCCACCATGGAAATATTGATTTGCGACGGCATAGGCGTCATTTGCGCCATAAGAAGCTATTTGAGGAACTGAACCTTGAAACTGAAAGTTGCCACTTTGGAAGTTATGCTGCCTTTCTCCTCGGCCTCCGTGATCTTCCGAATTTGGTGGGCAAGATACTTTTAGGGCTTTAAACCTGGATTGTAAGGTAGCGACATTTGGAACACCACTAACTGGAGTCATGTTTTCTGAAGCTTTACCCGTGATATCTTCAGTTTGTATGGATGGCAATGACTTTTGTCTAGATTCAAATGATGATGCAGCGGTATCATCTGATATACTTGGTAAATCTTGTTGCAAGGAAGGATTATCAGCATCTCGATTATTTGATCCATCACCTACTGATACATGATGCAAGGCATTTGGTTTATCATTTGCAAGTGACGACATACATGCAAGTTCATCCTGAAGATTAATACGTTCGGTAAACATTAGTTCAGTGTTTCAAATACACAATGTTATTCTAATGCTATAAAGCAGAAACAGAAAGTAAGTGTTGGATGGTTTCAACAAACAAGTGGTCTGAACATCGACCAGGCATTCAAATTTTTGGAGTGGTAATTAGAGAGAGAAGTAATCACCTACACTATTAACGAGAACATTTGCAAGTTGCAACAAAGAAAAGTGGTCATTAATAAATAACACGTAGCAAACAAGTTGTGTGTTTTGTTATCAATTCAAGTACAAAAAAAAGGGAATACGAAAAACGCTTGGAAATAGAGACGAATGTAAACCCTCTCAATTTAACTAAGAAGCAAACTTAAAGGAAGAACAAATCATATGAAGTAACTGTATCTCAAAACAGTAAATACTACTGAAGTCTAAACTCTAAATAAAGGAATACACCTTTCTGAGATAAGAAAGATTAGATTGGTCATTCGATAACAATCCTGGCCACACAGTAGGTTTCCTGTCTTTCACAAGCCCGGAAGAGTTCTTCAGCGACCTATCATCTTCAGATTCCTCCTTGTGTGTTGGAGAAAACGCCTTATCGCTGCTGCTCCAATTACAGGCTAATCTAAATTGGTTGCCAGCAATATCGAGTGCTAAATCATGATCAAGGGATAAGTGAGATACCAATTGCTCTTGAGGCCTTTTCGACACAAGCCGTAACTTAAATTTGTCAAATTTATTTTAAGAACTGAGTTCCGCATTAGATTTTCAAAGGTTTTGAGAGAGCCTTTCAtatttggaggtgaacttccacCGTGGTTAGGAAAAATACCCCTTTCCCCACGATACCCGTGACTCCGTGAGGCTGTGACCATTCACAAGTAATGCCTTCTCATCCACAGCCATATTACCAATTGAAGAAAAAGTTGCAGGCTCCCTTGTGAGGAGCCACTTTCCACGTGCCTTGAGCTTTCTAAAATGACACTATGTTGCCATTCACTGAAAGGGATGCTTAATGCCTTCTAAGATTACCAATAACTGAATATATGTATCTACCGCAGAACAAATAGTTCTTATACGTAAACGACCGAGTAGCAACTATTGACTTTGCTTCACATCACATGATGATCCAAAAGCAAGGCTATTCAATTACAGTAATAATGTTCGAAGTTTGGTCGGCTGATCCTCAAACCGAATCGGAATCATCAGGTAGTGGAACTGAGGAGTGAGGAATGGAGTTTGTTGGCGACATAGGTCAGACAGACTACTTCATTTTTTAGCCAAATTTTGTGAGCCTAATACAAACCCTTTCCATAAATGCACTGCACCGTGCAGCACCATGTAGAACCACACAACTAAAAGGTTGAGGAAACTCGTTGCTAGTAAAGCCAGGTAAGCATACCCTTCACTCTAAGTCTCTAACCATTGACAGTAAATTAAAGACACTCTATGCTCTGAAACAACGTTCATTTAGCACTTTAAATGCAGTAACCACGCTCCTGCTTCCTAGATGACTTCCATTATGCGCCCACCAAGTTCATGAACTCATTATTTTTTAAAGAACCCTAACCTCACATTCTTCCTAGTCATTGAAACCAAATTACTCATTATATCACTTGGATTACCTAAGCCAGTCTAGCCTCCATCTTAGTTTAAAAAAGCACGCCTGAGGCGCAGTGAGGCGCCAACCAGATCGCGTGAGACTGCCTGAGGCGCATGGAATAAAAAGGCGCACCTAAGGCGCATGAGGCACACCCAAGGCGCAACTAGTGACGCGCACCAGAAGCGCACCAAGGGGCACTCGAGGCACATTAGTATGcaattccatttttttttttttccaaattcttTTATTTTACCCTTCTTTTCTCCCCCTTATCCTTAATTTTCACTTTTAAATACATGTTAGCCCTCtgtaaaacaaacaaaaaaaagaaaaaaaaagtactaTTCCCACAGAAAATTTGATTGTGAAATATGGATCTTCGTTTGAATGTCAAAAAGGCGTGCGCCTTGCACCTCAGCCACTTGGTATCCCATCACCTCAGTGCGCCTCGCGCCTTCTCAAGCCTTCTCAAACTAAGGCCTACATAACCTAGTAAGTAGTAACCCACAATCACCCAAGTGGAAATTCCACAACAGCTTACGACTAATGTGTCGGCTCTTATGGCTACTAAAAACAAACAATACAAGTATTTACGAAGTTGAGTAAATCTATTTCGGTACTTTAACTCAGTCTCGATGAAAATACACACAAAAAGTCTAAAATgactgaaacaaaaaaaaaaaaaaaatgcttcTTTTACCCATTGAAACCAAAAAAAATGCTAAAAGCCGCATGAAATATTATAATCATGGTTTCTTACGAAGTTTTAAAGCT
This sequence is a window from Silene latifolia isolate original U9 population chromosome 8, ASM4854445v1, whole genome shotgun sequence. Protein-coding genes within it:
- the LOC141597244 gene encoding pumilio homolog 5-like, whose protein sequence is MSSLANDKPNALHHVSVGDGSNNRDADNPSLQQDLPSISDDTAASSFESRQKSLPSIQTEDITGKASENMTPVSGVPNVATLQSRFKALKVSCPPNSEDHGGRGERQHNFQSGNFQFQGSVPQIASYGANDAYAVANQYFHGGRFPSTEVHPLIHPSGFTPPQHATAAATYMHSTSPYYTSTQPPGVIYPSQYSLGGYPYNPSILPSFLAGYPPHTTPPLAVDVNTQVPGSFGSSTQGFDAQHLNKFYGQLGYSPPFMDPRLQFHQSFGDLYNVPGQLDPSALGGVFEAQVRPEFASVAPDHRAQHQGVGVQMAGQRRGGIVGTDYSGNSLSMGFYMPVPNSALASPVFPGSPIGVNNFPGGRSDVSSPNSGRSSGFYAGWHGQRGADNINFQKPYSFLEELKSGKGRRFELSDITGHVVEFSVDQHGSRFIQQKLENCSAEDKTSVFQEVVPHACKLMTDVFGNYVIQKFFEYGTSDQRRDLAKALAGEILPLSLQMYGCRVIQKALDVIEIDQKIELVRELDGHVMRCVRDQNGNHVIQKCIECVPSERIGFIISAFRGQVASLSMHPYGCRVIQRVLEHCTDELQSQFIVDEILESVCTLAQDQYGNYVTQHVLERGKPEERTQIIKNLCGQVVKMSQHKFASNVVEKCLEYGDAPSRELLIAEVVGEVEGSDNLLVMMKDQYANYVVQKILEKCAESQRELLLGRIREHLNALKKYTYGKHIVARFEQLFGEMEEPTS